From a region of the Arachis ipaensis cultivar K30076 chromosome B09, Araip1.1, whole genome shotgun sequence genome:
- the LOC107616532 gene encoding extensin-2, with the protein MTARGRDPARGRLWPQLAMAFATLFISTTVVSVTADGYPYYSPPPPYEYNSPPPPTASPPPPYEYKSPPPPPIEHKPPPYEYKSPPPPPHEHKAPPYEYKSPPPPSPSPPPPYEYKSPPPPPHEHKAPPYEYKSPPPPSPSPPPPYEYKSPPPPPHEHKAPPYEYKSPPPPSPSPPPPYEYKSPPPPPHEHKAPPYEYISPPPPSPSPPPPYEYKSPPPPPHEHKAPPYEYKSPPPPYVYKSPPPPPYEHKVPPYEYKSPPPPSPSPPPPYIYKSPPPPPPYEHKSPPYVYKSPPPPPYEHKSPPYVYKSPPPPSPSPPPPYVYKSPPPPPPYEHKSPPYVYKSPPPPPPYEHKSPPYYYSSPPPPPYYYKSPPPPSPSPPPPYYYESPPPPVKSPSPKPYYYKSPPPPSPVPHPPYYYNSPPPPSPSPPPPYYYNSPPPPSPSPPPPYYYKSPPPPSPKPHPPYYYNSPPPPVKSPPHPTPYYYKSPPPPTPYYYNSPPPPVVYPPHPHHHPLIVKVVGKVYSYKCYDWEYPEKSHNKKHLKGAVVEVKCKAGRHIIKAYGETKSNGKYSITVKDFDYAKYGSRVCKARLHAPPKNSPFNIPTKLNEGTDLKVKSKDKYEVVLEAKPFAYASKKHFEECEKSKPSPTPYYYKSPPPPSPVYIYKSPPPPSPTYVYKSPPPPVHHYSPPYYYQSPPPPSPKPNPPYYYQSPPPPSPKPKPPYYYQSPPPPTPVVKPPYYYQSPPPPSPVPKPPYYYQSPPPPSPKPKPPYYYQSPPPPTPVVKPPYYYQSPPPPSPVPKPPYYYQSPPPPSPKPKPPYYYQSPPPPSPVPKPPYYYQSPPPPSPVPKPPYYYQSPPPPSPKPKPPYYYQSPPPPSPKPKPPYYYQSPPPPSPVPKPPYYYQSPPPPSPVPKPPYYYQSPPPPSPVTKPPYYYQSPPPPSPVPKPPYYYQSPPPPSPKPKPPYYYQSPPPPSPKPKPPYYYQSPPPPSPVPKPPYYYQSPPPPSPSPPPPYYYHSPPPPSPSPPPPYYYKSPPPPSPSPPPPYYYKSPPPPKELPHPPYYYKSPPPPSPSPPHPYYYKSPPPPSPSPPPPYYYKSPPPPKELPHPPYYYKSPPPPSPSPPPPYYYKSPPPPSPSPPPPYYYQSPPPPKKLPHPHPPYYYQSPPPPSPSPPPPYNYKSPPPPSPSPPPTYYYQSPPPPYHYQSPPPPSPTPHPPYYYQSPPPPTSSPPPPYHYVSPPPPSPSPPPPYHYTSPPPPSPAPAPTYVYKSPPPPTSSPPPSYHYVSPPPPSPSPPPPYHYVSPPPPSPSPPPPYHYTSPPPPSPAPAPKYIYKSPPPPPVYIYASPPPPIYK; encoded by the exons ATGACTGCTAGGGGCAGAGACCCCGCAAGGGGTCGGCTTTGGCCACAATTGGCCATGGCATTCGCCACTCTCTTCATTTCTACTACTGTGGTTTCCGTTACTGCTGACGGTTACCCTTACTACTCTCCACCACCACCTTATGAGTACAATTCACCTCCTCCACCAACTGCTTCACCGCCACCTCCTTATGAGTACAAGTCACCACCTCCTCCACCAATTGAGCACAAACCACCACCTTATGAGTATAAATCACCACCTCCACCACCACATGAGCACAAGGCTCCTCCGTACGAGTATAAGTCACCCCCTCCGCCATCACCATCACCTCCACCACCTTATGAGTATAAATCACCACCTCCACCACCACATGAGCACAAGGCTCCTCCGTACGAGTATAAGTCACCCCCTCCGCCATCACCATCACCTCCACCACCTTATGAGTATAAATCACCACCTCCACCACCACATGAGCACAAGGCTCCTCCGTACGAGTATAAGTCACCCCCTCCGccatcaccatcaccaccacctccTTATGAGTATAAATCACCACCTCCCCCACCACATGAGCACAAGGCTCCTCCGTACGAGTATATTTCACCACccccaccatcaccatcaccaccacctccTTATGAGTATAAATCACCACCTCCACCACCACATGAGCACAAGGCTCCTCCTTATGAGTACAAGTCACCACCACCTCCATACGTATACAAGTCaccacctccaccaccatatgAACACAAGGTTCCTCCCTACGAGTACAAGTCACCACctccaccatcaccatcaccaccacctccTTACATATACAAATCaccacctccaccaccaccataTGAGCATAAGTCTCCTCCTTATGTGTACAAGTCCCCTCCCCCACCACCATATGAGCACAAGTCTCCACCTTACGTATATAAGTCACCCCCTCCTCCTTCACCGTCACCACCACCCCCATATGTATATAAGTCACCACCACCTCCACCACCATACGAGCATAAGTCTCCTCCTTATGTGTACAAGTCAcctcctcctccaccaccatATGAACACAAATCTCCACCCTACTATTACAGCTCTCCTCCTCCACCTCCTTACTACTATAAATCTCCCCCACCACCTTCACCATCTCCTCCACCACCTTATTATTATGAGTCTCCACCACCACCAGTAAAGTCTCCATCTCCAAAGCCTTACTATTATAAATCTCCTCCACCACCATCTCCTGTACCCCATCCACCTTACTACTACAACTCTCCTCCTCCACCATCTCCTTCACCTCCTCCACCTTACTATTATAATTCTCCACCACCTCCTTCACCGTCTCCTCCACCACCGTACTACTATAAATCTCCTCCTCCTCCATCTCCTAAACCGCACCCCCCTTACTACTATAACTCTCCACCACCTCCAGTAAAATCTCCACCTCATCCAACACCTTACTACTACAAATCTCCACCACCACCCACTCCATACTATTATAATTCTCCTCCTCCACCTGTCGTGTATCCTCCACATCCCCACCATCACCCATTGATTGTGAAGGTTGTGGGCAAAGTCTACAGCTATAAGTGCTATGACTGGGAGTATCCTGAAAAGTCACACAACAAGAAGCATCTCAAAG GTGCTGTTGTGGAGGTCAAATGCAAAGCAGGCAGACACATCATCAAGGCTTACGGGGAAACTAAGAGCAATGGAAAGTATAGCATTACAGTTAAGGACTTTGACTATGCTAAATATGGCTCCAGGGTATGCAAGGCTAGGTTACATGCTCCACCTAAGAACTCACCCTTCAACATACCCACTAAGCTAAACGAAGGAACCGACTTGAAGGTGAAATCAAAGGACAAATATGAAGTTGTGCTTGAAGCTAAGCCATTTGCCTATGCTTCAAAGAAACATTTTGAAGAATGTGAAAAATCCAAGCCTTCACCAACTCCCTACTATTATAAATCACCACCACCTCCATCACCGGTTTACATATACAAGTCTCCACCTCCACCATCACCTACATATGTATACAAGTCACCACCTCCACCAGTTCACCACTATTCTCCTCCGTACTATTACCAATCCCCACCACCACCTTCACCAAAACCCAATCCTCCATATTACTACCAATCCCCACCTCCACCTTCACCAAAACCCAAGCCTCCGTACTACTACCAATCTCCACCTCCACCAACACCAGTAGTAAAGCCACCTTACTACTACCAATCTCCACCTCCACCATCACCGGTACCCAAACCTCCATACTACTACCAATCACCACCTCCACCATCACCAAAACCCAAGCCTCCATACTACTACCAATCCCCACCTCCACCAACACCAGTAGTAAAGCCACCTTACTACTACCAATCTCCACCTCCACCATCACCGGTACCCAAACCTCCATACTACTACCAATCACCACCTCCACCATCACCAAAACCCAAGCCTCCATACTACTACCAATCCCCACCTCCTCCATCACCAGTACCTAAGCCTCCATACTACTACCAATCTCCACCACCCCCATCACCAGTACCCAagcctccatactattaccaatcTCCACCTCCACCTTCACCGAAACCCAAGCCTCCGTACTATTACCAATCCCCACCACCACCTTCACCAAAACCAAAGCCTCCGTACTATTACCAATCCCCACCTCCACCATCGCCAGTACCCAAGCCTCCGTACTACTACCAATCTCCGCCTCCACCATCACCGGTACCTAAACCTCCATACTACTACCAATCTCCACCTCCACCATCACCAGTAACAAAGCCTCCGTACTATTACCAATCTCCGCCTCCACCATCACCGGTACCTAAACCTCCATACTACTATCAATCTCCACCTCCACCTTCACCAAAACCCAAGCCTCCGTACTATTACCAATCCCCACCTCCACCTTCACCTAAACCCAAGCCTCCTTACTACTACCAATCCCCACCTCCTCCGTCACCGGTGCCTAaacctccatactattaccaatcTCCACctccaccatcaccatcaccccCACCACCTTATTATTACCATTCTCCTCCTCCACCATCACCATCTCCCCCTCCTCCTTACTACTATAAGAGTCCTCCCCCACCATCTCCATCACCTCCTCCTCCATACTATTATAAATCTCCACCACCACCTAAAGAATTGCCACACCCTCCTTACTATTATAAGTCACCACccccaccatcaccatcacctccTCATCCATACTATTACAAATCTCCTCCACCACCGTCACCATCTCCTCCCCCACCTTATTATTACAAATCTCCTCCTCCACCTAAAGAATTACCACACCCTCCATACTACTATAAGTCACCACCTCCACCATCGCCATCCCCTCCCCCTCCCTACTACTATAAAtctccaccaccaccatcaccatcaccacctCCCCCCTACTATTATCAATCGCCGCCTCCACCTAAAAAGCTACCACATCCACACCCTCCTTACTACTACCAAtctccaccaccaccatcaccatctCCACCACCTCCCTACAATTACAAGTCACCTCCACCGCCATCCCCATCCCCTCCACCCACTTACTATTACCAATCTCCCCCACCTCCTTATCACTATCAAAGTCCTCCTCCACCATCTCCCACTCCTCATCCTCCCTATTACTACCAATCCCCTCCACCCCCAACGTCATCTCCACCACCACCTTACCACTACGTGAGCCCTCCTCCACCTTCACCATCTCCTCCCCCACCATACCACTACACATCACCACCTCCTCCATCGCCAGCTCCTGCTCCCACATACGTCTACAAATCCCCTCCACCCCCAACATCATCTCCACCACCTTCATATCACTACGTGAGCCCCCCTCCACCTTCACCGTCTCCACCACCACCTTACCATTACGTGAGCCCACCTCCACCTTCACCATCTCCTCCACCACCATACCACTATACATCACCACCTCCTCCCTCGCCAGCACCTGCTCCCAAATACATCTACAAATCACCTCCCCCACCACCAGTTTACATCTACGCTTCCCCACCACCACCGATATACAAGTAA
- the LOC107616270 gene encoding uncharacterized protein LOC107616270: MSDDEIKQLKELNFNKDDLKKNASDMLAVATPKQKYAFDKIVTAVYCDEGNLMSTEIRSWGDIVLNIASSGIASLLLPNGRTTHSRFKIPLNITDDSVCNIKPGSLQVMLLLKAKLIIWDEAPIVSRYFYEALDKYLGDIMRFFPIYNKDFPFRGKVVVLGGDFRQLFPVIQRESRQYIIHSSVNSSYLWKFCQVLKLTKNMRFSIGTTASDQDKTEQFGEWLLKVGDGLIGDNMNGEFEICLLGDIVIPSLDQAFDELVHFSYPNILDNMSSNDFLKQELYWLSRWTLLKKSTTI, translated from the exons ATGTCAGATGATGAGATTAAGCAGTT GAAAGAGCTAAACTTTAACAAGGATGATTTAAAGAAAAATGCCTCAGACATGTTAGCCGTCGCAACACCTAAGCAGAAATATGCATTCGATAAAATTGTTACAGCTGTGTATTGTGATGAAGGG aACCTTATGTCTACTGAGATTCGCTCATGGGGTGATATTGTGTTAAACATTGCTTCAAGTGGTATTGCATCTTTACTTCTTCCCAATGGAAGAACGACACACTCAAGGTTCAAAATACCGCTGAATATAACTGATGATTCTGTATGTAACATCAAACCTGGTTCCCTTCAAGTAATGCTGCTGTTGAAAGCCAAACTTATAATTTGGGATGAGGCTCCAATAGTTAGTAGATACTTCTATGAAGCGCTTGATAAATACTTGGGTGATATCATGAGATTTTTTCCAATATATAACAAAGATTTTCCCTTTAGAGGAAAAGTGGTTGTGCTAGGTGGAGACTTTAGACAACTTTTTCCTGTCATTCAACGAGAATCGAGACAATATATCATTCATTCATCCGTGAATTCGTCTTACCTTTGGAAGTTTTGTCAGGtgctcaaactaacaaaaaaCATGAGATTCTCTATAGGGACGACTGCTTCAGATCAAGATAAGACAGAGCAATTTGGTGAGTGGTTATTGAAAGTTGGTGATGGTCTAATAGGTGACAATATGAATGGTGAATTTGAGATATGTCTTCTAGGagatattgttattccttctTTGGACCAggcatttgatgagttggttcatttttcttatccaaatattttggaTAACATGTCATCAAATGATTTTTTAAAGCAAGAACTATACTGGCTCTCACGCTGGACATTATTAAAGAAGTCAACAACTATCTGA